DNA sequence from the Lysinibacillus sp. OF-1 genome:
GAATAAGGGGGATCTTCATGGCAGAGCTTGTGTATCAAACCATTGGTCAGTTGCTAGATGAACAATCTAAAAAGTATCCGCAAAACGAAGCGTTGGTCTATGCTGATAGGGATTTACGCATGACTTATGAGCAACTAAATTGTCAAGCACGACTCGTGGCGAGAGGTTTAATGGCTTTAGGAATTGAAAAAGGTGACCATATCGCAGTATGGACAACAAATGTGCCTGAGTGGGTGCAGCTTCAATTTGGTACGGGGAAGATGGGTGCTCCTATCGTTACGGTAAATACCAATTATCGTGCAAGCGAGTTGGAGTATCTATTAAAACAATCTGATGCCAAAACGATTTTTTTAGTTGAAAATTATCGAGACCATTCTTTTATTCATACACTGCAAGAGTTATGTCCAGAGCTTGAACATTGTGAACCAGGTAATTTGCAATCAAAGCGACTACCTTTATTAAAAAATGTTATTTTAATCGGCGAAACCAAATATCCAGGTGTGCTCAATTGGTCAGATGTTTTGACTGCTGCTGAGCAAGTAACCGAGGAACAGCTAGATCAAAGAGAGCACTCTCTTCATTATGATGATGTCATTAATATTCAATATACATCTGGTACAACAGGCTTTCCTAAAGGTGTGATGTTAACGCATTTTAATTTAGTCAATAATGCAGTCAACATTGCAGAATGTATGCAGTTAACCGCAGAAGATCGTTTATGTATTCCAGTGCCATTTTTCCACTGCTTTGGTTGTGTCATAGGGACATTAGCCATTACAACGAGTGGCGGCACGATGGTACCAGTACAAGAATTTTCACCTGAAGAAGTACTAAGGACCGTTCAGCAAGAACGATGTACAGCATTACATGGCGTGCCAACGATGTTCATTAGCGAGCTTAATTTACCGAATTTTGCGTCTTTCGATCTGTCAACTTTACGGACAGGAGTAATGGCGGGTTCAAACTGCCCGATTGAGGTCATGAAAGCAGTCATAGAGAAAATGGGCATGAAAGATATTACAATCTGCTATGGCCAAACGGAATCATCACCAGTTATTACACAAACTAGAACGGATGACCCGTTAACATTAAAAGTGGAAACGGTTGGTCGTGCGTTACCAAATTTAGAAGTGAAAATTGTTGTTCCTGGTACGACTGAAGAGGCCCCAACAAATGAACAAGGGGAGCTATGTACAAGAGGCTACCATGTCATGAAGGGCTACTATAAAAACCAAGAGGAAACAGAGCTTGCTATTGATGAGGCTGGCTGGCTGCATACTGGAGATTTAGCAACGATGGATGAAGCGGGCTATATCCGTGTAACTGGACGGTTGAAAGATATGATTATTCGTGGAGGCGAAAATTTATATCCAAGGGAGATTGAGGAGTTTCTTTACACGCATCCGAAAATTTCAGACGTACAGGTTGCTGGTGTCCCTGACCCTGTATATGGAGAAGAGGCGGCAGCTTGGATCATTTTAAAAGATGGCGAACAGGCAACAGAGGAAGAAATTCGAGATCATTGTAGGGACAAAATTTCTAGACATAAAATTCCGCGACATATTTTCTTTATCGATAACTATCCTATGACTGCATCTGGAAAAGTTCAAAAATATAAATTACGAGAAGATTTTGTTATGACCGTAAAGTAAGGAGGGGCAGTGACTATGTTCAACAAGGTATTAATTGCAAATCGTGGGGAGATTGCTAGACGGGTAATCAGAACATGCAAGCGTCTAAATATTCATACGGTTGCTATTTACTCAGAGGCAGATGTTGATAGCTTACATGTAAAAGATGCGGATGAAGCTTATTGTGTAGGGAAGCCACCCGTTGCACAAAGCTATTTAAACATTGACCGCATTCTTGAAATTGCAAAAGAGAGTGGCGCAGAGGCTGTTCATCCAGGCTATGGTTTACTATCGGAGAATGTGAATTTTGCGAAACGTTGTACAGAGGCGGGTTTAGTCTTTATCGGACCAAGTGCGGAAGTCATTGCGTCCATGGGCAGTAAATTAGAGGCACGTAAAACAATGAAAGCTGCTGGCGTGCCTATTGTAGAAGGAGTAGAGGCTCCTGTGAAGGATGTTGCAGAAGCTACTGAAATCGCTGAACGTTTAGGTTATCCAATTATGTTAAAAGCATCTGCTGGCGGTGGTGGTATTGGGATGCAGCTAGTTGACAATGCTGAGGAGCTGGCTAAAGCATTTGAGGGAAATCAAAAGCGTGCGCAATCATTTTTCGGTGATGGCACGATGTATATGGAGCGTTTTATCGCTAATCCTCACCATGTGGAAGTGCAAATAATTGCCGATCACCAAGGCAATATAGTTCCGTTATTTGAACGGGAATGCTCTATTCAACGAAGAAATCAAAAAGTGGTGGAAGAAGCCCCATCACCGTTCATTTCACAAGAGACTAGAGATAAGATGCTAGAGGCTTCAGTGAAGGCTGTGAGGCACATTGGATACGTCAATGCTGGAAC
Encoded proteins:
- a CDS encoding acetyl-CoA carboxylase biotin carboxylase subunit, with the protein product MFNKVLIANRGEIARRVIRTCKRLNIHTVAIYSEADVDSLHVKDADEAYCVGKPPVAQSYLNIDRILEIAKESGAEAVHPGYGLLSENVNFAKRCTEAGLVFIGPSAEVIASMGSKLEARKTMKAAGVPIVEGVEAPVKDVAEATEIAERLGYPIMLKASAGGGGIGMQLVDNAEELAKAFEGNQKRAQSFFGDGTMYMERFIANPHHVEVQIIADHQGNIVPLFERECSIQRRNQKVVEEAPSPFISQETRDKMLEASVKAVRHIGYVNAGTIEYLVDKDQNFYFLEMNTRLQVEHPVTEEITKLDLVEEQLKIAAKLPLTFTRESIIKDGHAIEVRIYAENPSTFFPSPGTITVLELPTGEGVRHECGVETGSAVTPFYDPMISKLVVWGETREIACERLIQALKAYKVEGIQTNIPMLLKTVTHEQFLKGNTTTKFVEQYYLPQLAETK
- a CDS encoding AMP-binding protein, translated to MAELVYQTIGQLLDEQSKKYPQNEALVYADRDLRMTYEQLNCQARLVARGLMALGIEKGDHIAVWTTNVPEWVQLQFGTGKMGAPIVTVNTNYRASELEYLLKQSDAKTIFLVENYRDHSFIHTLQELCPELEHCEPGNLQSKRLPLLKNVILIGETKYPGVLNWSDVLTAAEQVTEEQLDQREHSLHYDDVINIQYTSGTTGFPKGVMLTHFNLVNNAVNIAECMQLTAEDRLCIPVPFFHCFGCVIGTLAITTSGGTMVPVQEFSPEEVLRTVQQERCTALHGVPTMFISELNLPNFASFDLSTLRTGVMAGSNCPIEVMKAVIEKMGMKDITICYGQTESSPVITQTRTDDPLTLKVETVGRALPNLEVKIVVPGTTEEAPTNEQGELCTRGYHVMKGYYKNQEETELAIDEAGWLHTGDLATMDEAGYIRVTGRLKDMIIRGGENLYPREIEEFLYTHPKISDVQVAGVPDPVYGEEAAAWIILKDGEQATEEEIRDHCRDKISRHKIPRHIFFIDNYPMTASGKVQKYKLREDFVMTVK